TTATTTAGCTTTATAAAAATCTTTGCGTAGATATTTCCTCCGATGATTCCTGTCAATTGGTACAAAACACTTCTTGTTCAGTGACATTGGTCTTCATTTTTAGTTATAAAAATGTGGTTTAAACTCAGGTTTTGCGATCAAACATCTtataataatgtttatttaatattttgaatgcaTTATATCTATAAATTCTTTATCCAATTTTGCTacattacaaatgaaagatcCTGTCATCATGAAGGCTGTGTCTTCGAAcgttttattatatatcatacagGCATTCGGACGAACGAATTTGGATGCATAATAtatgacaggggatgcttacttctactaggcacctgatcccacctttggtgtgtccaggggtccgtgattgcccaactctctattttgtattgcttataggagttatgagattggtaactgttcgttaccttcacctttcatgctacTTTGATATAATTCTATCTTTATTAAGTTTGATCGAAGAAGGTAGCATGAGACGTCGCTGTATCATGTGACTCTGTTTCACGGGATTTTTTACAATCGGGGCATAAATCTAAATTGGCACTGTGAATAAATATCGCAATACTTCGGCCAACTATTAAATTAATTGCTTTATGCTCAAAAAGGAGAAATTGCGGATAATTTAGTGTGTTTTGGAAATACGAGATGCGTCCTTTAAAGAAAATAGAATTCACCAGGGGTAAACTCACTCTATGAATTGTAAAGCGTGTGTTCCTTCTTGCTACTTAGGAGGTAGTCTCATTTTAGAGCAAAATTTCCGGAGGGAGTGTGGCTCCAATGGGGCTAACTCTAGAGCCAGTCTTGTGGGGTAAGTTTCACTAAGTGGAAATATTGCTCTAAATAGCGGCCTATCGTTAATAAATATATTAGTGTGACTTACCACTGCTACATGTACGAATCGAAGAATGATTAGTAATCCAATCCTAGCATGGTGTGATCTATTtatcatcaattaaatttttATGCTCTTTGAAAGCCTATCTTTGAACCTaatttaattttgcatttaatGACAGTTCAAAAATCGGTAGAACAATTTAAAATGACGGATAATAATTGATTTACATTGTCTTAGGATagtaaataatgataataagacTTTTATCTAGACAGGATAGCACGGTGAATATGCTTTAATTTGGCACGGGGGTGTCAAAAGAACATTGCAGTAAGATTGTTGATATCTATAGAAATATGCTTACCGAAAACTATCAACTTCAATGGGGCGCAAACTTCTACAGTTTTGTTCTGATAATGATTAGGAACGCAATGATACACCAGTTCATCTGTGCAGCCTTTAGTTCCTTTGCTGcaatttttcctttttccagCTGTAAACCACTCCGCTTCATTCCGTGGGCAGCTTGTAACATTTTGTATGCTGTCTTGTACTTCTGGACAAAACAACTGCTCAGCAGACATAAAGTTATGTTTTATGATTTCTTCATCATTACGACTGATGACTAACGGTATCAGCAACAGGAACAGTATGAATTCACATCTAGGATTACAAAGCACCTGCAATATAATAAATCATGTTAGAGACTACATTCATTACCAACATATGAAGTTaatgtatctcaactgattcgatacgcgtgTTCTGTGaattgttaattttcaaatcgaGGTAGGGTACTGACAAATACTATTTTGAAAGTTGATCATGCTCAATTAATGTTACAAGGGTTTTGACAATCTAGTTCAAATGGTATTATATTATTGCAACCTTGATATATCTCCCAAATCGTTGATGCATTTTATGACGTCTATACACGATGAGTGACACAAACACCTAATAAtataaaacgtatacggtaccaattttgatgcaccagatgcgcatttcgacaaataatgtctcttcagtgatgctcaaccgaaatatgtGAAATCCGATATAACAATGgcgttttagagctattttagggaataACAGTGTGCCAAAAGGGTGGAGTCAAtatcgtctaaggataagagctatgcctgaggaagataatccttaattttaaaatgaatttctaaattttatgacagcaattaaatatacattcgtattttcaagctagtaacgaagtacttatagctactgggctgtagaaatcctcggggactaacagtccaccagcagaggcctcgacccaggggtcataatgtaaaacttatacggtaccaattttgatgcaccagatgcgcatttcgacaaataatgtttcttcagtgatgctcaaccaaaatgtttgacatccgaaataacaatggagttttagagctattttagggaaaaacagtgtgccaaaacggtggagtcaaattcgtcttaggataagagctatgcctgaggaagataatccttaattttgaaattaatttctaaattttataacagcaattaaatataatcttgataaatagacaaatgaagataacaattGGACTCAGGTGCCCAAcaaaagtaagcatcccctgttcacGGGTTGTAGCTGATGTTAGCCTtccatcttgatcaggtaaaccggattatccgtagtcataatcagtATGTAAACGATGACCGGCTGCCCGGGTAGCCTGGTGATTAACTCACTCTCACCGCAGTGACCCGAGTGCGCTACCCGTGATCGGCAATAGCTGATTATGAGAGGATACGGTTGTCGCCCACTCGGACACGTTGGTCTCCTTCCACAAAATGGCACCCTAACTCCAACACCCGTGCAAGTCGGTAGATAGCTAGTATATAGTTAATGTTCATTGTTGTTAGTATACCAGACTTAAAATGAGTATTATCATAttataacaatcggtatgaaacacataaGCCAGCATTGGACATACACAGCCTAATG
Above is a genomic segment from Ostrea edulis chromosome 3, xbOstEdul1.1, whole genome shotgun sequence containing:
- the LOC125677135 gene encoding uncharacterized protein LOC125677135 isoform X5 translates to MHQRFGRYIKVLCNPRCEFILFLLLIPLVISRNDEEIIKHNFMSAEQLFCPEVQDSIQNVTSCPRNEAEWFTAGKRKNCSKGTKGCTDELVYHCVPNHYQNKTVEVCAPLKLIVFGHCPEYSFLGRRVQENYNTDCTQFDVPCPLFYKSNEVYKYQGCYDVFESTNSKNVSWSLIESRIKDTESIIPQDRIHSRGYEIHL